The DNA region TGGCGAACCCTCGTGAGAAGGCTGCACACTCATTCCAAGCGCCCACACTTATCGGCTGTTAAATTGTTAAAGAGCGTGTGAGGCGTTTTGTGCGAACAACCCCTCGGGTACTAAATTCTGTACTACTGCCTGCTCGGCTAACCCACCTGGCAGCGTGTGGCTGGCCGTGTGTGCCTCGAGCAAAGAAGCGAGATTATGAAGCAGTTTTTCTGGCCTGTCAAGTTGGGGTGGTTCGGCCGGGCTTAACGCCACAAACTTCACACTGCCCTTACCCTTGCTGCCAGCGCGCTTTGAAAACCACCTTAAAGCGCCGCTGCTTTGTCCTCTACCTTGCCGTTTTTTGGCAAGACCGAAATCATACCATAATCCGAGAAGTTTTTCGCTACCTGTTTTACTGCCCTTGCAACCCACTTGCCCGGTAAAACTGCTTTACTTTCAAAGCCTTAGTACCGGTTGCTAACTAGGGTTAACCCCAGTCGCGTGTGCTGCGAAGAACAGAACTATAGCACAGGGTTTTTAGGCCATGCAACTCGCTTTGCGGGCAAAAGCACGGTTTTGTGACGCGCTGATGACGGCTAGACAGATAAGCTGTTGAAATACTGGTGGAATGTTTTTTTGGGCGGGGCGCAAATAGTTTTGCGGCGGGGCTAAATTCCATGGGAAAGCACGCTTTTTACCTGGGCGAAAGCGTTATTAGGGGTTCGGCTTTGCTTTAAAAGCGCTTGTCGCGCAGGTGCCTGAATCTTATTGCCACGCACTGCGCACTAAACCCGGCCCGGGGTGTGGGGTAGCGGTTGCGCTCATCGACCCCGGCCCTGGCTTGCGCCAGGGCTGCCCGCGGGTCAACGCTGCACGGGGCGCCTCCGGAACTCCCAACGTCGGGGCAGTGCCCCGACACCCGCGTTGGTCGAACAGCCGCAGGCTTGCCTCCCCGTGCAACGTCGCCCCGCGGCGGGGCCGACAAATCGCGCAACCGCTACCCCACACCCCGGGCCTGGACTATTCATGGGGTGGACCGATAAGGATAAGCTGGCGCGTTGGGTGGATTTAGCATTCTTGACTCATGCCGTTGGGCGCTGCCCTGCTGCACCTTCGTTGATGCCCCTTCGTTGCTTCTGCCGCACTCCTTGCTACCGTGCCGGTTTGCTACTTCACTCGCCTGACTGTTCAATTGCCATGATCAGCAGATAAAAGCACAGGCATCGACCACTGAGCTGCCTTCTTCTATATCGCACTTCTGGCGTGCATCGCTCCGAGATTGGACAGATATAGAGAAGCGCCATATATAAAGAGTCGATGCACAATCACGACGGATGACCGTGACGCTCTCACCGCCAGTAATGCACGCCCTCCGATATGTAGGGAAGAGGTGCCGCAGTAGCGGGACCTGTCGCCACGTGGTGATAGCGTCGTGCCTGGTGATCGCCTAAAGCTATCCGCTCTAGACGACGCAGCGCCGTCCCGCTGGCCTATATCTCCACGCTACTTATATATATAGGCAGGAACATACCGACGTCCTATCCGCTCCACTCAGAAGGACCCACGCCGTCACAATCACTACAGACTCGCGGTGTGGCGTGGGGGCACGGGCTGGGCGGCTTTAGGGCACGCCTTGTGGCAGGGCTGCGGCGGGGAGGCAAGCCTGCGGGTGTCCGAGCAACACGGGTGTCGGGGCACTGCCCCGACGTTGCGAGTTCCGCAGGCGCCCCGCCGTGGCCCTGACGCAAGGTTTGCCACGGCGCAAGCCGGAGCCGTGACCGTCTAGCCCAGCCCGTGCCCCCACGCCGCGCCGCGCGCAATAGGAACAGTGGATCGCAATAGGAATAAAAGCAAATCATCGCATCAGCACAGGCTGATTGCACTAACAGAACCGCATTGGCGAAGCCCCATAAAGGTAAGCCCATCTACCACGACGCTCCATTCACCTCTACACTGACAAAACACCGCAATCACATAATGCCTCATGACCGAAGACATACTAATAAACGTCACACCCTTTGAAACCCGCGTCGCCGTAGTCGAACAGGGCTCCGTGCAAGAACTCCATATCGAACGCAGCATCCAGCGTGGCCATGTCGGCAACCTGTACCTCGGGAAAATCGTGCGCGTGCTGCCCGGCATGCAAAGCGCCTTCGTCGACATAGGCCTGGACCGCGCCGCGTTTATCCACGTTGCCGACCTGCGCCAAAACCGTAACGAGCGCAGCACTGGTGCAGCCATCACGCCTATCGAGAAACTCCTTTTCGAAGGCCAATCCCTCATGGTCCAGGTCATCAAAGATCCACTCGGCACCAAAGGGGCACGTCTTTCTACCCAGATCAGCATCGCAGGCCGCATGCTCGTCTACCTTCCTTACGATCCGCACGTCGGCATCTCACAAAAGATAGAATCCGAGCAAGACCGGATCTCGCTACGCGACCGCGTCTTGAGCTTTCGAGCGCAAGATGAGCAAGGCGGGTTTATTGTCCGCACCCAGGCCGAAATCGCCACGAACGAAGAGCTCGAGGCCGACCACTCTTATTTGCGCACCCTCTGGAACAGCATACAATCGAAGGCCAAGATCCAAGGCGCCCCGTCACTGCTCTATACCGACCTCACGTTGGCTCAGCGTGTGCTCCGTGACATGGTCACGCCCTACACCGGGAGCATCGTGGTTGATTCGCGGGGCACCACTCAAGAGCTTATCGATTGGGCTCGCACCTACACGCCTTCCGTGCTTGAACGCATCAAGCATTACAGCGGCGAGCGCCCCTTGTTCGATACCGCCAATGTCGACGAAGAGATTGCCCGGGCGCTGTCGCGTCGGGTCGATCTGAAGTCGGGGGGCTACCTCATTATTGATCAGACAGAAGCCCTGACGACCGTCGACGTCAATACCGGCGGCTTCGTTGGAGGTCGAAATTTCGACGACACCATCTTCAAGACCAACCTGGAAGCTGCCATTGCGGTGGCGCGCCAGCTAAGGCTAAGGAACCTGGGCGGCATCATCATCCTGGACTTCATCGACATGGAAGATACCGAGCACCGTGCTGCGGTGTTGGCCGAACTGAACAAGGCGCTAAGCAAGGACCGCACGCGCATGACGGTCAGTGGCTTCAGTCAGCTGGGGCTGGTCGAAATGACTCGCAAACGCACCCGCGACTCTTTGGCCCACCAACTATGCGAGCCCTGCCCTACTTGCCAGGCCCGCGGCAATGTCCGTACGCCGCGCACGCTTTGCTATGAGATCCTGCGTGAAATTCTGCGCGAATCGCGGCAGTTCAATCCCAAGGAATTCCGCATCCTGGCCTCGCAAGCCATTGTGGATTTGTTCCTGGAAGAAGAAAGCCCGCACCTGGCCATGCTGGGCGACTTCATCGGCAAGCCGATATCGCTCGAGGTGGAAAGCCAGTACA from Pollutimonas thiosulfatoxidans includes:
- the rng gene encoding ribonuclease G produces the protein MTEDILINVTPFETRVAVVEQGSVQELHIERSIQRGHVGNLYLGKIVRVLPGMQSAFVDIGLDRAAFIHVADLRQNRNERSTGAAITPIEKLLFEGQSLMVQVIKDPLGTKGARLSTQISIAGRMLVYLPYDPHVGISQKIESEQDRISLRDRVLSFRAQDEQGGFIVRTQAEIATNEELEADHSYLRTLWNSIQSKAKIQGAPSLLYTDLTLAQRVLRDMVTPYTGSIVVDSRGTTQELIDWARTYTPSVLERIKHYSGERPLFDTANVDEEIARALSRRVDLKSGGYLIIDQTEALTTVDVNTGGFVGGRNFDDTIFKTNLEAAIAVARQLRLRNLGGIIILDFIDMEDTEHRAAVLAELNKALSKDRTRMTVSGFSQLGLVEMTRKRTRDSLAHQLCEPCPTCQARGNVRTPRTLCYEILREILRESRQFNPKEFRILASQAIVDLFLEEESPHLAMLGDFIGKPISLEVESQYTQEQYDIVLM